The genomic region CCATGAAGGTCAACGCCGAAACCGTGAGTCACGAACGGCACTTGGAGCAACTGATGCAGGCGAATCGTCCGATGACCAAACTGGACGCAGCGGATCCGCGGATCATTCCCGGGGGACGCATCCTTCGAGCGCTGGGAGTTGATGAATTGCCGCAACTCTTCAACGTGCTGCATGGCGAAATGAGCCTCGTCGGCCCACGTCCCTGCACGGTGCGGGAATTTCAGGCTTATGAACCCCGGCAAAGGGCGCGAGTACAGGCGCCGCCCGGGCTTACCGGCTACTGGCAAGTCAATGGTAAGAACAAAACCACCTTCACCGAAATGATCGAGATGGACCTGTTTTACGCCCGGGCCATGTCGCTGAAGCTGGATGTGACGATCCTGCTCAGGACCTTCCCGGCGCTTCTGGAGCAGTTTTCGGAGACCCGGCGGGCCGTTCCGCGAGCGGGGACGGGTGACTCGCGGCGTGAATGACGTCGTCCCGAGCGCCAACTGAAGTGGTCGGCGCTTTGCATGGTAGCCGTAGGTGCAGGGGGGCGATTTCCTCGTTATTGAATCATCCCAGACCGTGGGCGGACGGCTTCTCCCAGGCGCCGGATTGGGCGGACCTGAATATCGCCTCGATTGCCGCCATGTTCTTCACTGAACCCTCAAGCGGGACCGGCAACTCCGAGCCTTGCCGGATGCTTTTCGAAAAGAGATCCGCCTGGATGGTGTACTGATCACAGACTTCGAATTCCAGGATTTCCGCTCCGGGCCCGGAGGGATCGCCGCCGCCGTCCACAAAAACCCGGCAGGCCCGGTCCGGCGGAGCATTGAACGGTATCTCTATCTCTATGCGGCCGCGGTCGCCCAGGATCTGCACGCGCTGGTAAGGTACGGTTTGGGTGCCGCAAGTGAACACGGCCTGCCCGGAAGGAAAATCGAGGATCCCGGAAGTCATCACGTCGGTGCGCGTTTCAGGATCCGTTTCGATCAGCGCGCTTATCCTCGCCGGTTCCTCGGCAAAGAGGAGGCGCGCCGTGTAGACGAGGTAACAGCCGATGTCCATCAGCGCGCCACCCCCGTACTCGGGGATGTTGCGTATGTTCTTCAGATCACGGTTATAGTAGCTGAAGTAACCCATGACGGAGCGGAGCCTGCCGATCCGGCCGCTTCGGACCAGTTCAAGGGCTTTTACCCACTGCGGATGCGTACGGACCATGAACGCTTCCTCGATTTTCACACCCGTCCGATCGCGGGTTTTCAGCAGCGAGACGGCTTCTTCAACGGTAAGGCTGATCGGCTTTTCGCAAAGGACGTGTTTCCCCGCTTCTGCCGCCTTGATTGACCAGGGAACATGGAGGTGGTTGGGAAGCGGATTGTAGATGGCTTCCACCTCGGGATCGGCCAAGAGGTCCTCGTAAGATCCGTACGCCTTGCGAATGCCCAGCTGCGCCGCGGCCTGCCGGGCTCGCTCCAAGTCCCGCGACGCGATCCCGATCACCTCCGTGTCGTGGCCGCGCTGCATTGCGGGAATGACTTTTTTCACGCCGATGTTGGCGACGCCCAGCACGCCCCATTTAACTTTTTCATCCATGTTTGTTTGTAACTCCCTTTATGGCTTTGCGCGATCCCTTCCGATCTCCCTCCGCATCCGGCATACCCGGGGCGGTATCACGGGTTGAGTGACACTCCCTATCCCCTAAAGGGGATGGGAATTCCCGCGCGTCATTTTAATCCCCGTTGCCCGAAGGTCAGACGACGCTCAAAAAGCGATTCCCCAGATGTAATGTCTGGTTCTGCTCGGCATTCGGTATCTGTTGCGCTGCTCGTGGCGGGCGCGTTCTTCATGGAGAACCTTGACGGGACGGTCATCGCAACGGCGCTGCCGCACATGGCCCGGTCGTTTGGAACCGGGCCGGTCGAACTAAACGTCGGGATGACCGCCTACATGCTCGCGCTCGCCGTCTTCATCCCGATGAGCGGATGGGTAGCCGACCGGTTTGGGGCCCGCACGGTTTTCGGCGGTGCGATCGGCGTTTTTACCCTTTCATCAATCTTGTGCGGGCTCAGCAACGGCCTGTGGGAGTTCACGGCGGCGAGGGTTTTACAAGGGATCGGGGGCGCCATGATGGTGCCGGTGGGCCGCCTGGTGGTGTTGCGCACCACGGAAAAGAAGGACCTCATGCGTTCGATTTCCTACATCACCTGGCCCGGCCTTGTCGCGCCGGTGCTGGGGCCTCCCGTGGGCGGCTTCATTACAACGTACGCCTCCTGGCGATGGATTTTCTTTCTTAACGTGCCGCTGGGGCTGCTCGGTATGGCGCTTACCGCGGCGTTGATTCGCAACGAGCGCGGCGCCGGGGTGCATCCGTTCGACTGGACGGGCTTCTTTCTGAGCGGCATTTCCTGTACCACGTTAATGTACAGCCTCGAACTGGTCGGACAGCAGACAACGCACTGGTCAATCATGTCCCTGTACCTCGCCGCCAGCATCCTGACGGGGGCGTTGGCGGTATGGCATTTCCGGCGGCATCCGACCCCGCTGCTTAACTTTTCGTCCCTGCACCTCCGGAGTTTCGCGGTTACCATCTGGGGCGGCTCACTGTTTCGGATCGCCATCAGCGTCATTCCCTTTCTGCTGCCGCTGATGTTCCAGGTCGGTTTCGGCATGGACGCGTTCAACTCGGGGCTGCTGGTGCTGGCCGTGTTCGCCGGTAACCTCGGGATGAAGACCGTCACCACCCCGATGATCCGGCGGTTCGGATTTCGGAACGTGTTACTCGTTAACGGGATACTGACGGCGGTATCGTTGTTTGCCTGTTCGCTGTTATGGCCGGGAACGCCGACGGCAGTGACCGTCGCGGTACTCTTTATCGGAGGGCTTTGCCGGTCTCTGCAGTTCACGGCCCTCAACACGCTCGGTTTCGCCGAGATTCCACCTGCGCAGATGAGCCCGACCACGACCTTTTACAGCATGGTCCAACAGATGACGATGGGCATGGGCGTGGCCGCGGGTGCGATCGCCCTGCGGCTTGCGGTCCTGCTGCGGGGCGGCTCACCGGGTGCGGTGACGTTAACGGATTTTCACGTTGCTTTCGGCCTGGTGACGTTCCTGGCGATCGCCTCGGTGATGGATTTCTTTTCTCTCGGTGCGGACGCAGGGGCGGTGGTCAGTGGCCATAAACGGGCGCTGAAGAGCGAGTGAGGCCGGGCGGGCGGCGGGCGGGTGCGTCACACCGGGGCATAGGATGCCGGTCGATGTAAAGTGAGCGATCATAGGTATAGCGAACAAACACATGCAACTGGAACTGAATTACGGTCGCGGCAAGCTGCCCTTGGAATTGCCGGATGACCTGCACGTGACGACCCTTCGTAAACCGCCCATGCCGGTGCTCCCCGATCCGCAGGCTGCCGTCTTGCGGGCGCTCCAGGAACCGGCCGGAACGGCGCCGCTTGCAGAACTGGCGCGGACCGCGCGCAGCGCCGCCATCGCGGTCTGCGACATCACCCGTCCCGTGCCGAACCGCCTGTTTTTGCGCCCGCTGATCGAGACCTTGCTTGGGGCAGGGATTCCGGCCGGGAACATCCGTGTCCTGGTGGCGACGGGCCTCCACCGGCCCAATCTGGGAGCTGAGCTGGAGGAACTTATCGGCGATCCCTGGGTGCTGCGGACGGTGCAGGTCGAAAACCATTACGCCACGCGGGATGAGGATCACGTCCTGCTCGGGACCACGAAAACCCGAGGTACGGTGGTGCGCCTCGACCGGCGTTTTGTCCAGGCGGATCTCAAGATCGCAACCGGCCTGGTCGAACCCCATTTCATGGCCGGCTACTCGGGCGGGCGCAAAGTGATCGCACCCGGGCTCGCTCACGCCGAGACCATCACGACCTTTCATAACGCGCGTTTTATGGCCGATCCCCACGCGGCCAACTGCAACCTCGCGGGTAACCCGCTGCATGAAGAACAGCTCGAGGTCGTCCGCCTGCTTGGAGGCGCGCTTGCGGTTAACACGGTCATTGACGAACAACGACGGCTTTCCTTTGTTAACTTCGGCGAGGTGGTTTCCAGCCACGGCGCGGCCGTCGACTTCGTACGCAGATATGCGGAAGTCCCGGTCGCGCGCCGGTTTCACACCGTGGTAACCAGCGCCGCCGGTTATCCCCTGGACAGGACGTATTACCAGACGATCAAGGGAATGGTCGGGCCGATCGACATTCTGGAACCGGGCGGACGATTGATCATCGCTTCCGAATGTTCCGAAGGCCTCGGTTCCGCCGAGTTCGTCGAATCTCAACGCCGGCTGGTCGAGCTTGGGCCTGAGGAATTTCTCCGCCGCATTCTGCCCAAGACGCATGCTTCCATTGATGAATGGCAGACCCAGATGCAACTAAAGCCTATGGCGATCGGCGCCCTCCAACTCTACAGCACCGGCCTGGATTCGGTCCAACACGCGCTTACCGGGGTCGAACGGATCGAGTCCGTGCCGGCGGCGGTGCTGGACAGTGTGGCCGCGGGCAATGATCACGCCGTTGCCGTGATTCCCGAGGGGCCCTATGTCGTTCCCTTCCCGCGCCGCACCAGTTAGTTCGTGACGCGGGCTATTCTCCCAACCCATCTTCGCGCAGCCAGTGAATAGAGCAGCCTGCAACAACGGTAATGCCGGATGGCCTGCAACCGGTTAGAAACAATGCGGATGACGGGATCCGGGTTAATCGTCGCACACCGCGGCGTCACCGGACCGGCTTACGAGAACACGACGGCCGCGTTCGAAGCCGCGATCCGGCTCGGGGCCGACCTGGTTGAGTGTGACCTGCGGAGAACGGCCGACGGCAGCTACCTCATTCATCATGATCCGGCGGTAGGCCGCGCCACCATCGCGCGTTGCACGTCGTCCGCGGTTAGGACAAAGGCACGCGCGCTGGGCTACGAAATTCCCACCCTGGACGAATTGCTCGAGGTAATCTCCGGCCGGATCGGCCTGGATCTGGAGTTAAAGGAAGAGGGATACGAATCGGCCGTAGTCAGCTTTCTGCTGAAGCGTGCCTCACCTGACCGGTTCGTGATTACCTCTTTCCACCCGGAATCGATCAGAACGGTAAAAGCCTGCTTTCCGGAGGTCCGGTGCGGACTTCTCCTGGAGAGACCTTCTTGGCGCAACGGGCCGGCGCCGGATGAGTGGCCCGGTTTGTTCGCCGGCATACGCCAACTGGGGGCTGACTTCATCGTTCCGCACTGGAAGTACATCCGGCTCGGGGTCCTACCGGGAACAACCGAGAACGGCTTTCCCCTCTGGGTGTGGACAGTCAACGCAGGGAGCACCCTGAAAAGGTGCCTGCGTGAGAAAAGGATCGAAGCGGTGATCACGGACAGGGTGGAACTGGCGCTTGCCCTGCGCAATGGTGAATCGTCATGAACCTGCAGAGAATACCAGTTCGATGACCATCGAGGTAATATTTTGTCTTCCTTCTCAGGTGCCCTGCCAGCTTTACACCTATTAAACCGTGTAAACGGTCTAGGCCCAACGGGCCGGTAGAACATAGCCCGGGGTTTACCCTGGGAAGGCGTCTCCCCTGGAGCCAGCCCTGAAGGGGCGGCAGAAGGCGTTGCCTGCGGGTTCTGCCGTCCCTTCAGGGCTCGATCGTGATTTGACGGTTACACAGGGTAAACCCTGAGCTATGTTCTACCGGACCGCCGGGCCTAAGACCAATTCAACAAGGTGCGGAGCATCCTCCGGCGCCCCCTGAGTCGGTATTCTACCAGAATGACTGTTTGAATGGTATAAGTCCGGGCTGCGCCAGGAAGTCGCATTGGTGACTGAGGAATTT from Verrucomicrobiota bacterium harbors:
- a CDS encoding sugar transferase; this translates as MNTAKAGSNLFTSVSTEIPDLTVPRWKRTLDVTCIVISLPGWLPIMIGIALWIRVVSPGPIFFYQERVGLGGRRFLIRKFRTMKVNAETVSHERHLEQLMQANRPMTKLDAADPRIIPGGRILRALGVDELPQLFNVLHGEMSLVGPRPCTVREFQAYEPRQRARVQAPPGLTGYWQVNGKNKTTFTEMIEMDLFYARAMSLKLDVTILLRTFPALLEQFSETRRAVPRAGTGDSRRE
- a CDS encoding Gfo/Idh/MocA family oxidoreductase; this translates as MDEKVKWGVLGVANIGVKKVIPAMQRGHDTEVIGIASRDLERARQAAAQLGIRKAYGSYEDLLADPEVEAIYNPLPNHLHVPWSIKAAEAGKHVLCEKPISLTVEEAVSLLKTRDRTGVKIEEAFMVRTHPQWVKALELVRSGRIGRLRSVMGYFSYYNRDLKNIRNIPEYGGGALMDIGCYLVYTARLLFAEEPARISALIETDPETRTDVMTSGILDFPSGQAVFTCGTQTVPYQRVQILGDRGRIEIEIPFNAPPDRACRVFVDGGGDPSGPGAEILEFEVCDQYTIQADLFSKSIRQGSELPVPLEGSVKNMAAIEAIFRSAQSGAWEKPSAHGLG
- a CDS encoding MFS transporter, which produces MSGSARHSVSVALLVAGAFFMENLDGTVIATALPHMARSFGTGPVELNVGMTAYMLALAVFIPMSGWVADRFGARTVFGGAIGVFTLSSILCGLSNGLWEFTAARVLQGIGGAMMVPVGRLVVLRTTEKKDLMRSISYITWPGLVAPVLGPPVGGFITTYASWRWIFFLNVPLGLLGMALTAALIRNERGAGVHPFDWTGFFLSGISCTTLMYSLELVGQQTTHWSIMSLYLAASILTGALAVWHFRRHPTPLLNFSSLHLRSFAVTIWGGSLFRIAISVIPFLLPLMFQVGFGMDAFNSGLLVLAVFAGNLGMKTVTTPMIRRFGFRNVLLVNGILTAVSLFACSLLWPGTPTAVTVAVLFIGGLCRSLQFTALNTLGFAEIPPAQMSPTTTFYSMVQQMTMGMGVAAGAIALRLAVLLRGGSPGAVTLTDFHVAFGLVTFLAIASVMDFFSLGADAGAVVSGHKRALKSE
- the larA gene encoding nickel-dependent lactate racemase; this encodes MQLELNYGRGKLPLELPDDLHVTTLRKPPMPVLPDPQAAVLRALQEPAGTAPLAELARTARSAAIAVCDITRPVPNRLFLRPLIETLLGAGIPAGNIRVLVATGLHRPNLGAELEELIGDPWVLRTVQVENHYATRDEDHVLLGTTKTRGTVVRLDRRFVQADLKIATGLVEPHFMAGYSGGRKVIAPGLAHAETITTFHNARFMADPHAANCNLAGNPLHEEQLEVVRLLGGALAVNTVIDEQRRLSFVNFGEVVSSHGAAVDFVRRYAEVPVARRFHTVVTSAAGYPLDRTYYQTIKGMVGPIDILEPGGRLIIASECSEGLGSAEFVESQRRLVELGPEEFLRRILPKTHASIDEWQTQMQLKPMAIGALQLYSTGLDSVQHALTGVERIESVPAAVLDSVAAGNDHAVAVIPEGPYVVPFPRRTS
- a CDS encoding glycerophosphodiester phosphodiesterase, with translation MRMTGSGLIVAHRGVTGPAYENTTAAFEAAIRLGADLVECDLRRTADGSYLIHHDPAVGRATIARCTSSAVRTKARALGYEIPTLDELLEVISGRIGLDLELKEEGYESAVVSFLLKRASPDRFVITSFHPESIRTVKACFPEVRCGLLLERPSWRNGPAPDEWPGLFAGIRQLGADFIVPHWKYIRLGVLPGTTENGFPLWVWTVNAGSTLKRCLREKRIEAVITDRVELALALRNGESS